One genomic region from Candidatus Bathyarchaeia archaeon encodes:
- a CDS encoding indolepyruvate oxidoreductase subunit beta: MKEFNIVLAGVGGQGILLAAEVLGTAAVKDGLNVRVGEIHGMAQRGGAVLCTVRIGENALSPMVTDGQADILLGFEPLETLRNAKYASERTLIIMGDEKIPPPELTLKGESYPRMEEILERLRRFSKNIIIVEALRLAEEAGSAMMQNTVLLGALTATEKLPIKKESLIEALEELVLAKYAKMNVKAFELGYKYVKNFRKA; encoded by the coding sequence ATGAAGGAGTTTAACATTGTTTTGGCTGGAGTTGGCGGTCAAGGCATACTTTTGGCAGCCGAAGTTCTCGGAACAGCCGCCGTGAAGGATGGCTTAAATGTTCGCGTCGGCGAAATTCACGGAATGGCTCAGCGGGGCGGAGCGGTCTTATGCACTGTTAGAATTGGTGAAAACGCTTTATCCCCGATGGTTACAGATGGACAAGCAGACATCCTACTTGGATTTGAGCCTCTGGAAACGTTAAGAAACGCAAAGTATGCCTCTGAAAGAACTCTAATAATCATGGGAGACGAAAAAATTCCGCCTCCAGAACTTACATTGAAAGGTGAAAGTTATCCCAGAATGGAGGAAATACTTGAAAGGTTAAGAAGATTTTCCAAAAACATCATAATCGTCGAAGCGTTAAGGCTCGCTGAGGAGGCTGGAAGCGCAATGATGCAGAACACCGTCCTACTAGGAGCTTTAACGGCTACTGAAAAGCTACCAATAAAGAAGGAAAGTCTAATAGAGGCTTTAGAAGAGCTTGTCCTGGCAAAATACGCCAAGATGAATGTTAAGGCCTTTGAACTTGGCTATAAATACGTTAAAAACTTTAGAAAAGCCTAA
- the iorA gene encoding indolepyruvate ferredoxin oxidoreductase subunit alpha, with amino-acid sequence MPDPHVLLKDEPGKRVLLLGNEAIARGILESGIGIVTTYPGTPASEIGDTVSAIANEAGVYMEYSVNEIVAVEVAGGAANCGVRALAAMKHVGLNVAADALMTLAYTGVRGGLVIVAADDPECYSSQNEQDSRLYALLSNLPCLEPSNPQEAKDMVAYAIEVSEKLELPVIMRTTTRVSHTRAPVTLGKLAKPRLKGEFARDVRRLVMVPANARPRHDVLLQRMEKAKEITEISPYNMINPEGKDKEYGIISSSSAYNYAVEAAGILSLDVDVLKLGMTHPLPEKMIGKFMRKHGKIIVIEELEPYLELHVKAIAKDYAPSTEIFGKQYFPRSGELSTSQVLKGLAAITGRKIPIDFEGLVKRYIEASEGIPSRPPILCAGCPHRASFYVIKKVAGEKAIYPTDIGCYALGIAPPIKVGDILVCMGAGIGTAQGINKTTGMDTIAIIGDSTFFHAGVPRLLNAVYNKHKIVVAVLDNLTTAMTGHQPHPGTGLTGMQTPTEPIAIEKVAEGCGVKFVRVVDPFNVEEAEKVLKEALKFPEVSLIVFRAPCALMLVREKRRKGLEIVPFKTNEKCTNCMACIKLLGCPAIVLKEDKAVAINENLCVGCGLCAHVCPYKAIEPAKQVRMAFE; translated from the coding sequence ATGCCAGATCCCCACGTGTTGTTGAAAGATGAGCCTGGAAAGCGTGTGCTGTTGCTTGGTAACGAGGCTATAGCCCGTGGAATATTAGAATCGGGCATAGGGATTGTCACCACTTATCCAGGAACACCGGCCTCTGAAATCGGCGACACGGTTTCAGCCATAGCCAACGAGGCTGGCGTTTACATGGAGTATTCCGTCAATGAGATTGTTGCCGTTGAGGTGGCTGGCGGGGCTGCCAACTGTGGGGTTAGGGCTCTTGCAGCCATGAAGCATGTAGGCTTGAATGTGGCTGCAGACGCTTTAATGACTTTGGCTTATACTGGTGTCAGAGGCGGATTGGTTATCGTGGCGGCTGACGACCCGGAATGTTATAGTTCCCAGAACGAGCAAGACAGCCGCCTTTATGCCTTGCTCTCCAATCTGCCATGCCTTGAACCATCAAACCCGCAAGAGGCAAAGGACATGGTGGCTTATGCCATTGAGGTCTCAGAAAAACTTGAGCTTCCGGTTATAATGAGGACAACCACCCGTGTAAGCCACACCAGAGCCCCAGTCACCCTTGGAAAACTTGCAAAACCTCGGTTAAAGGGCGAATTTGCCCGAGATGTTAGACGCTTAGTCATGGTTCCAGCAAATGCAAGACCGAGACATGATGTTCTTCTACAACGGATGGAGAAGGCGAAGGAAATAACTGAAATCTCCCCATACAACATGATAAATCCCGAAGGCAAAGACAAGGAGTACGGCATAATCTCATCAAGCTCAGCCTACAACTACGCGGTTGAAGCTGCTGGAATTTTGAGCTTAGACGTTGATGTCTTAAAGCTTGGGATGACCCATCCGCTGCCAGAGAAAATGATAGGAAAATTCATGAGGAAGCACGGCAAAATCATAGTTATCGAAGAGCTTGAGCCGTATTTAGAGCTTCATGTTAAGGCAATTGCAAAGGACTATGCGCCTTCCACCGAAATTTTTGGCAAGCAGTATTTTCCAAGGTCCGGTGAGCTTTCCACAAGCCAAGTTTTGAAGGGACTAGCAGCAATAACTGGCAGAAAAATCCCTATAGACTTTGAAGGTTTAGTTAAACGCTACATTGAAGCCTCTGAAGGAATCCCTTCCAGACCGCCAATATTGTGTGCCGGATGCCCCCATAGGGCTTCCTTCTACGTTATTAAGAAGGTTGCTGGCGAGAAGGCAATTTACCCAACAGATATTGGCTGTTATGCCCTAGGAATAGCCCCACCCATAAAGGTTGGCGACATCCTAGTATGCATGGGTGCCGGAATAGGAACAGCCCAAGGCATAAACAAAACAACAGGAATGGACACAATCGCAATAATTGGAGATTCAACCTTCTTCCACGCCGGGGTTCCGAGACTTCTAAACGCCGTTTATAACAAGCACAAAATTGTAGTCGCAGTTTTAGACAACCTAACAACGGCAATGACTGGACATCAACCGCATCCGGGAACAGGATTAACGGGCATGCAAACACCAACAGAGCCCATAGCCATTGAAAAGGTTGCAGAGGGCTGTGGAGTAAAATTCGTTAGGGTTGTTGATCCCTTCAATGTTGAGGAAGCCGAGAAAGTCCTAAAAGAGGCTTTAAAGTTTCCCGAAGTTTCCCTTATCGTTTTTAGGGCGCCATGCGCCTTAATGCTTGTTAGGGAGAAAAGACGCAAAGGCTTGGAAATTGTGCCTTTTAAGACAAATGAGAAGTGTACAAACTGCATGGCTTGCATAAAGTTGTTGGGCTGTCCAGCAATAGTCCTTAAAGAGGATAAAGCTGTGGCTATTAACGAAAATCTTTGCGTTGGCTGCGGTTTATGCGCCCATGTTTGCCCATACAAAGCCATAGAGCCAGCAAAACAAGTGAGGATGGCATTCGAATGA